The Pseudomonas entomophila genome segment TCCACCGGCACGTGCTCGTCGAGCATGGCGGTGTCGATCAGCCCCGGGGCCACGCAGTTGACGGTGATGCGGCGCTTGCCCAGCTCGATCGCCAGGGCCTTGGCGGCACCGATCAGGCCGGCCTTGGAGGCGCTGTAGTTGACCTGGCCGCGGTTACCGATCAGCCCGGACACCGAGGTGACGCAAACGATGCGACCCGGCGCGCGGCGGCGGATCATCGGCATCGTCAGCGGGTGCAGGACGTTGTAGAAGCCGTCCAGGTTGGTGCGCATGACCTGATCCCAATCGTCCTCGGTCAGGGCCGGGAAGGCGCCGTCGCGGGTCAGGCCGGCATTGCACACCACGCCGTAGTAGGCGCCGTGGGTCTCCACGTCGGCTTCCAGGATGGCCTTGCAGGCCGCGCGGTCGGCGACATCGAACTGCAGCACCCGTGCCTGCCGGCCCAGCGCCTGGACTTCGGTGGCGACAGCGTCGGCCTCGGCGCGGCCGCTGCGGCAGTGCAGGACCAGGTCGAAACCGGCGTGTGCCAGGCGCAGGGCAATGGCCCGGCCGATGCCACGGCTGGAGCCGGTGACCAGGATGGTGTCAGTCATGGGGGGACTCCTCAGGGCCCGCCTCGGCCAGGTAACTGGCCACTTGCGGCGGGCGGTAGACATTCAGGCGAGCGCTGGCGTGGATGCCGGGGCCGCGCAGGTGGCATTCGAACACGCCCATGCCGTTGTCGTCTTCCAGCGAGCGCAGTGCGTGGATGTGCAACTCGGCGCCGGCCGGGAACTGCTCGACATCACATTCGAACTTGCGGGTGCCGAGCAGGAAGCCCAGCTCCACAGGCTGGCCCAGGCGGCGCGCGCGGCAGCCGGCGTAGGCGGCCACGCTCTGGGCCATCAGCTCCAGGCCCAGCCACGCCGGCAGGCTGCCGTCGGCGCGGTTGAACAGGCCGCCGGGGCGCACGGTGGTACGGGTGTGGATCTGCTCATCGTCGCAGCTGTCGACCTGATCGATCAGGATCATGTCGCCGGCGTGGGGCAGCAGTTCGGCCAAAGGCCAGGCAATCATGGGGTGTCTCCGAGAATCAGGCTCACGTTGTTGCCACCGAAGGCGAACGAGTTGCTCATCAGGCGGCGCGGGCGGCCCTGGGGCAGGCGATGGCTGCTGTCGGCCAGGGCCAGGTTCGCCAATTGCGGGTCGCGCTGGCCGTCCCACACATGGGGGGGCAGCCTGCCGTCCGGGTTGTGTTCGCTCAGGGCCAGCCAGCAGAAGGCCGCTTCCAGCGCGCCGGCCGCACCCAGGGTGTGGCCGGTCATGGGCTTGCTCGACGAGCAGGGCGTGCCGGCGCCGAACAAGGCATGCACGGCCAGGCTTTCCATGGCGTCGTTGTGCTGGGTGGCGGTGCCGTGCAGGTTCAGGTAGTCGATCTGCGCCGCATCCAGGCCGGCATTGTCCAGGGCCTTGGCCATGGCGTGCAAGGCGCCCTTGCCGGTGGGGTCGGGTGCCGAGATGTGGTGGGCGTCGGAACTGGCACCGGCACCCAGCAGGGCGATGGACGGGCCCTGTGCCGGGCGTGTGCGGGTCATGACGAACAGCGCGGCGCCTTCGCCGATGTTGATGCCGTCGCGGTTCACCGAGAACGGGTTGCAGCGTTGTTCGCTGACCGCGTCCAGGGCGCTGAAACCGTTGAGGGTCAGCCCGCACAGGCTGTCGACGCCGCCGCACAGCACCGCGTCGCACAGGCCCAGGTCGAGCAGCCGGCGCGCGCTCAGCAGCGCCCGGCCGCTGGAGGTGCAGGCGGTGGAGATCACGTAGGCCGGGCCGCTGAGCTGCAACCAGTCGGCCAGGAACTCGGCGGGGGCGCTCAGTGCTTGCTGGTCGTAGCGGTAGCTGTCGGGCAGCGCCCCTTCACGCAGGTAATGGGCGATGCCGACGCTGGCCTCGGCGATGCCCGAAGTGCTGGTGCCCAGCACCACGGCGACCCGCTGCGGGCCGAATTCGGCGATCACCTGGCGGATTGCCGGTTCGATCTGCAAGGCCGCGCAGTACAGCAACTGGTTGTTGCGGCTGTGCTGCTCTGGCAGCGGCACGGCAGGCAGCTCGCCGTTCACCGCGCCCACGGGCGGGCGGCGCTCCGGCACCCAGCCATCCTGGGGTTGCATGCCGGAGCAGTCACCGGCGAACAGGCGCGCGGCCACCTGGGCCTGGCCGCGACCGAGGGCGCAGACCAGGCCCAGGGCGTTGAGGTAGGCAGTCATGGCGTGCTCTCGCTGGGCAATGGGCTGACTTCATAGCGCAGGCCCTGGCCCAGGTTCAAGGTGAAACGGTCGCTGGCCCGATAGTTGACCTGCCAGCGGTCGCCCAGCCAGCGTTGTTGGCCGTGCTGGCGCGCCTGTGGGTACAGGCGCTGTACTTGCTCGGAGGGCGTCAGGGCGAACAGCACGGCGGCGAACAGTTCGCGCGCTGCCGGGTTGGGTGGCAGCAGGCCGTCGGCCTGCCAGCGCGTCCCCTCGAGCAGTTGGCGGGCCTGGGGGATACCCAGCAGGTCGAGCAGCGACCAGCGCAGGCGATGGTCTTCGCTTTGGATCACCAGCAGCCAATCCTGGCGTTGACCGTCCTGCTCACGCTGCACATGCAACTGGCGCGGCAGCGTCAGTGTGGGCAGTGTCTCGGGCAGCGGCGGGTGCGCGGCACAGGCGCCGAGCAACAGGCACAAGCACAGCGCCAGCAGGTGTTTCATGGCCGCTCCAGGGGTTTGCGCGCCACCACGTTGACCAGGGTTTCCTCGCGCTGGCCAACCGGTGGCGGCTTGCGCAGTCCAAGGCGTTCGAGCAGGCCGAAGTCCTTCGAGCGGCTCCACCACAAGTAAGGGTAGGACACGTTGCGCTCAGCGAACTCGAAGCCTTGGCCACGCAGCATCTGCAGGTAGCCTTCGGCGCTCTTCTGTACGTGCATGGGGTGGCGGAACAGCCAGCGGATCACCCAGGTGTCGATGTAGGCCTCGGTGGACTCGGCGAACAGCAGGTAGCCGCCCGGCTTGAGCACTCGGTGGAATTCGGCCAGGGCTTTCTCCTGCTCCACCAGGTGGTGGAAGGTCTGGTGGCAGAACACGATGTCGACGCTGGCATCAGGGAACTGCAATGCGGCGCAGTCGCTGCCGCGCAACTCCACCTCGACACCCAGGCGCTGGGCCTCGGCGGCGCTCAGCGCCAGGCTGTGCGGGTCGGCGTCGGTGCCCAGCAGGCGCGAGGGGGCGAACACCTGCATCAGGTGTTTGAACGACTTGCCCTGGCCGCAGCCGGCATCGAGCAGCACCGGCGCTTGCGGCGGCTCGCCGTCGAACAGCCGGCGCAGGTCGTTGATCGCCACGCGCAGCACATGGTGCTGCCAGGTGTGGCTGCGCAGGAACCAGAAGCCGATGCGGGTCTCTTCGACGTAGGTGTCGCTCAGGTAGGTTTGCTGGCTCATGCCGGCGTCCTCGCGCACAGCTCGGCGAGGGTGCGCAGGCGGCGCTTGGGCTCGGCGACGAACGGGTTGCGCAGGTCCCAGGCGTAGCCGGCCAGGATTGAGCTGATCATGGCGCGGATTTCCGGCGAGCTGCCAGGGTGGTAGATCACGTCCTGGAAGCTGCCGTCGTACCAGCCTTCGACATAGGCACGGAAGGTATCGACGCCACGCTTGAGCGGCGTGGCGAATTCGGCCTGCCAGTCCACCGCCTCGCCTTGCAACTGGCGGTGCAGCAGGTTGGCAGCCATGCTCGCCGAGCGCATGGCGATGGTCACGCCCGAGGAAAATACCGGGTCGAGGAATTCGGCGGCGTTGCCCAGCAGGGCGAAGCCTGGGCCATGCAAGGTGCTGACGTTGGCCGAGTAGCCACCGATGGTGCGTGCCGGGGTGTCCCAGACGGCGTTGGCCAGCACCTTGGCCAGGCTCGGGGTCTGGGCCACGAAGTGCTTGAGGCAGGCGTCCAGGTCGGTTGGTGCCTCGGCGAAGCGCTCGGCGGCGGCGACCACGCCGAGGGAGGTACGGCCATTGCTGAACGGGATGGTCCAGAACCAGATGTCACGGTGTTCGGGGTGGGTGGTGATGAGGATTTTTTCGCGGTCGAAGCCGGGGTGGTCGATGCGGTCCTCGATGTGGGTGAACACTGCCTGGCGCACCGGGAAGTTCGACGGTGCTTCCAGTTCCAGCAGACGTGGCAGCACGCGGCCGTAGCCGCTGGCGTCGAGCACGAAGGCGCATTCCACTTCGTATTCGTCACCCTGGGGGCGGCGGGCCCGCACGCGCGGGCAGTCACCGGCCATGTCGACGCTGACGATCTCGTGCTCGTAGCGGATCTCCACACCTTGGGCTTGCGCCTGGTCGGCGAGCAACTGGTCGAACTGCGCACGCTGCACCTGGAAGGTGCTCGGTTTGCCCTGGGAGAAGGTCAGGCCGAAGTCGAACGCGCTGTATTCCTCGCCCCAGGCGAAGGCGGCGCCGTTCTTGTGCTGGAAGCCGGCGGCCTGCACCGCTTCGAGCATCCCGGCCTCTTCGATGAAGTCCAGGCAGTGGGACAGCAGGCTCTCGCCGATGGAGAAGCGCGGAAAGCGCTGGCGCTCCAACACCAGGACGTCGTGGCCCTTGCGCTTGAGCAGGGCGGCGGCGATGGCGCCGGAAGGCCCGGCGCCGATCACCAGTACCTGGCGTTGTTGCAGTTCACAGTTCGGCATGAGGGCTCCTTGCCGTCGGGGCGGTATTCAGGGGAATCCGGTGCAGGCCGGCCAATGCCGGCATCAGGGTGGCAACCAGGCTCATCAGCATCAGGGCGAAGTACAGCGCCGGGCCGATCAGCCCTTGTTGCAGCAGCAGGTTGAGGAAGACGATTTCGCTCAGGCCACGGATGTTCAGCAGCAGGCTTTCGCGCCACTTGCTCGCGCCGCTGAACGACGGGGTGGCCCAGCACAGGCCCAGCCAGTTGCCCAGCAGCTTGCTGGCGATCGGCAGGGCCAGCAGGGCGGCCAGTTGCAGCGCATCGAAGCCTTGCAGGGCGTGGTGCACGTCGATCTGCACCACGCCGTAGGTGAGGATCAACGGCACCGCCACGCCCTGTTGCAGGCGGCGGTTCCAGGCGGCCGACAGCGGCAGGCGCACGGAGACCTTGAGCCAGGCCAGGCAGGCCAGGTAGCCGATGCCGAAGACCAAGGCGTTGAGCCGGTAGTGTTCGGCGGCGAACAGCAATACCAGGAACAAGGCGCCGTACACTTTGGGCGCCCGCAGGCCGGCGAAGTGCAACGGCACGGGCAGGGCCGCGGCCAGCAGCGGCCAGGCCAGGCTGCCCGGTTGCAGGCTGCCCTGGCCAAGGCCCAGCAGCAGCCAGCAGGCCAGGTCGATGAGGATCGCAGCCTGCAGCAGGCGCCGGCTGGCTGCGGGAGGATAGGCTATGGCGCGCAGGTACAGGTACAGCACCGGGATCGCGGTGATGGCGAACACCAGGCCCAGGGCCAGCGCGGTGAGGCCGCCCTGGTCCAGCAGCCACAGCGCGCAGGCCAGGCCGCAGGCGAAGGGCACCAGGAAGCTGGGCAAGGCAAGTTTCAGCGCCTGGCGGTCGACGCGCAGCTCGGCGACGTCGGCGAGGATGTGCCCCAGCAGCAGGGCGAAGCTGCAACCGTAGAGCGTCTTCAACCAACTTGGCGCGACCAGCGCGGCACCCTCGAGCTGCCAGTGCGGCTCGACCCACAGCAGCATCAGCAGTGGCAGCCCCAGGGTCGCCAGCAGCAGCTGGCTGACGATCGGGATCAGCCCCACGCGCTTGCCAAGCGCGCAGGCCAGCGCGAACAGCAGCAGGGCCAGGGCCCAGAACAACACGGTCATGATCAGTTGTGCGCTCCTTCGCGCGACGCGGCCCAAGGGGCCAGGATGAAGCTCATTGCCAGGCCCAGGCTCACCGCCAGGCCGAAGTTGCTCACCGCCGGGGTGCTCGACAGGGCCAGCAGCCCGAACGACAACCAGGTGGTCAGTGCCGCCAGCAGGGTGCCCAGCAGGCTTACCGCCTCGCCGCCGACGCGCTCGTGCATGAGGATCGCGTAGTCGACGCCGATGGCGGTCACCAGCAGCAGGCCGAACAGGCTGAACAATGTCAGCGGTTGGCCGAGCCAACCCAGCAGGGCCAGGCTGCACAGCGCGGCAAGCAGGGGCAGGGCGACGATGCGCAAGGCACCGCGCAGGCCGAACGGCAGCACCAGCAGCACCAGGATCAGCGCGCACGACAGCAGTTTGAGCTCGGCGGCGCTGACCTGGGTGGCGGCGAACAGCTGGTTCAACTCACCCAGCCGGTCCACCAGTTGCACGCCGGGCAGGCCATCGGCCTGCAGGCGCAGCAAGGCGGTGTCGTTGAGCCCCTGAAGGCTGACGGCGGCGGCCACGCCCTGGTCCACCTGGCCCAGCCACAAGGGGCGCCAGGGTTCGCCCAAGGGGCCGGCGAGGACATCGTCGATGGACTGGATCGGCAGTTGGTGCAATTGCTTGAGCTCGGCCTGCAGCGCGGCTTCCGGCACGCCCTGGGCCAGCAGTGGTTGCCAGTGTTCGGGCAGCCGCTCCAGGGCCTGGAGCGTGCGCGCTTGCTCGGTTGGGCTGGCAACCAGGCGGTCGAGGGACAGGTAGCCCTTGAGCTTGCCCAGGTCGACCAGCTCGTCGAGCTTTTCCGACAGCGCCTGCAGGCGCTCCAGCAGTTGCTGCGGGTCGGCGCCGCGCACCAGGTAGAACTGGCTGGTGGGCTGGTAACCGGTGATGCGGGCCACGGCCTGGGCCTCTTCCAGCAGGTGGGGCGGGCTGCCGACCCACTGGCGCACGTCGTTGCGGCTGTCCAGGCGCCACAGCCCGGCGGCGCAGAACAGCACCAGCAGGGCCAGCAGCGCGGCGCTGGGGACACGGCGCAGCAGGCCGGCGCGCAGTTCGGTCAGCCATTGCGCGACCCGCAGCGGCCACTGGGCCGGGCGCAGCTCGACGCCACCCAGCAAGGCCGGCAGCAGGCACACGGCGCTGAGGTAGGCGCCGACCAGGCCTGCGGCCGAGAACGCGGCGATCTGGGTCAGCGCCGGGAACGGCGTGAAGGCCAGGGCCAGGTAGCCGATGCAACTGGTCGCCAGGCTCAGGCTCAACCCCGGCAGCGTGAGGCGCACGGCCGGCCAGCTGCGCCAGGGTTGCAGGCTCCAGCTCTTGGACAGGTAGTGCAGCGGGTAGTCCACGGCCACACCGATCAGGCTGGAGCCGAGCACCAGGGTCATCACGTGCATCTGCCCGAACAGCGCCACGCACACCACCGAGCCGAACAGCATGCCCACCAGCACCGGCACGAAGGCCAGCAGCACGCGCCAGCGGCGGAAGGCCAGCAGCAACAGCAGCAGGATGCCCACGGTGGCGCCGCCGCCGACCCAGGTGATCTCGCGGCTGGCCTGTTGCTGGCCGGCCGCGGCGTACAGCAGGCCGCTGGCCGCCAGCAGCTGGGCACCCTGCTGGCCGGCTTCGTTGCGGGCGCGGGCCAGCAGGTCGGCCACCTGCAAGGGCAGGTGCATGTCGAAGGCGTTGCCCAGGGTGCGGGCGCGCAGCAGCACCCACTGCTGGCCGTCGGCCTCGGCCACCAGCGCACCGCTGGCGGTGTCCAGTTGCACGTTGACCGGCTTGGGTTGGCTCTGCTGGATACGGCCGGTCAGGCCAAGCCAGTCATCCTGGCTTGCCACCAGGCTGAAGCCGGCAAAGGGGTCGAACAGGCTTTGCAGGCGTTGTTCGACAAAGGCGTCGGGTTGCTCGGCCAGCCATTGGCGGTCGTGGCCCGAGAGCATTGCCAGGCGACCTTGCAGCAGTTGGTTGCGCAGGGCTTGCAGGTCGGTCTGCACACTCCACTGCACTTTCTCGAACAGGCCGCTGGCCTGCCACTGCCCGGCCAGGCGCTCGGCCAGGGCGACGGCCTGTTCGCGCTGGGGATGGCCGACCAGCACCAGCAGCTCGCGGTTGAGCGGCTCCTGCATGCGCTGCTCGGCTTGCTTGACCAGCGGGTCCTGGGTGGCGCCGGGCACCAGGGTCATCAGGTCGGCCGACAGCGGCGCGCCCCGATGCCATTGCCAGCCAGCCACGGCGAGCATGATCAGCAGCAGGCCCGCGAACAGGCGCGGCAACAGGCGTTCAGTTGGCAAAATCGCTGCGCTCCGCGTCGCTGAGGGCGCTGGCGCCTTGGCTCTCGGGCATGCGCAGCACGGTGCTGTCGCCTTGGGTCTCGCTCAGTTCGATGCGCTCGACGTAACGCCCGCCGGCGATGTCGATGCGGGTGAACACTTGCTTGAGCAGCAGCGAACGCGGGGTCAGGCGCAGTTGCCAGTGCGTGGCGTCGCCCGACAGCGCCAGGTCGAAGTCGCGTTGCAGGCCGCTGCTGTCGCCTTGCAGCACGGCGAAGAACAGGCGGTTCTGCTCGGCGCCGGCACTGCGTGCGGGGAGCGTCTGCCAGCCGCTGGGGTCGCGGCGGGCGATGCCCTGGGCGTCGATGCGGTAGTCCTGGCGCAGCGGGGTTTGCAGCAACCAGAGCAGGCCGTGGTCGCGGGCCAGGACGAAACGGCCCTTGCTGGTCAGTGGCTGGGGCAAGGCGCGCAGGTGTTTTTCCTGGATGAACGGGCCGCTGACCACGGTAGGTTCGCTGAGCTGCTTTTGCAGATCGTCGAGGGTGAAGGCGAGGGCCAGGGGGCTGGCGAGCAGCAGGGCGATAGTTATCAGCGCCCTGAGGGACCGTGCGGCGCTCATGGCAGCACCTTGGCGACGGCGTCGAGCATCGCCTGGGGGGAGGCCAGCTGCATTTCTCCGCTTTCGATGTGCACGGCAACCTGCACGGTGCTGGCGCGGGTCATGCGCTCGCCGGTGGTGGCATCACTGATCAGGTAGTGGATCTTCAAGCGGTTCTCCCACTCCACCAGGCTGGCACGCACAGTCAGGCGCTGGCCGAAGGTGGCGCCGCGGATGTAGCGCAGCTGCAGGTCGATTACCGGCCAGGCATAGCCGCTGGCCTGCATCCGCAGGTAGTCGTGCTCCAGGCGGTCTAGCAGCGCGCAGCGGGCGACTTCCAGGTACTTCACATAGTGGCCGTGCCAGACGATGTGCATGCTGTCGACGTCGAAGAACGGCACGACGATCTCGCTGTCGACGTGGAACACCCCGGGGTTACGCATGTAGCCTCCAGTGGCGCTGGCCGATACGGGCCAGGCACAGGCGCAGGTCGTGCTCGAGGGCTCGATCCTCGGTGACCGGCGCGAAGTCCTCCAGCAGCGCCGCGTGCATCTGTGCCAGGGCTGGCGGCAGGGCGTGCGCGTCGGCCAGGCGCTGGCGCAGCCAGACGCCCTGGTTGGCGGCCAGCAGGGTGGCGGCGGCGACTTGCTCGGTCAGCTCCAGCACGCGCAGGGCGTCGCGGGCGGCGATGGTGCCCATGCTCACCTTGTCCTGGTTGTGGCACTCGGTGGAGCGGGAGAACACGCTGGCCGGCATGGTCTGCTTGAGCGCCTCGGCGGTCCAGGCGCTGGCGCCGATCTGCACGGCCTTGAAGCCGTGGTTGAGCATGGCGCGCTCAGCCTCGGCGCCCGAGAGATTGCTCGGCAGGCCATGGTTGTAGCGCACGTCCACCAGCAGCGCGAGCTGGCGGTCGAGCAAGTCGGCGACGTTGGCCACCAGGTTCTTCAGGCTGTCCATGGCGAAGGCGATGTGCCCGCCATAGAAGTGCCCGCCATGCAGCACGCGCTCGGCGTCGCCGTCGATGATCGGGTTGTCGTTGGCGCTGTTGAGTTCGGTTTCGATGAACCCGCGTAGCCAGCCCAGGCTGTCGGCCAGCACGCCCAGCACGTGGGGCGCGCAACGCAGTGAGTAGCGGTCCTGCAGGCGGTGCAGCGGTGGCAGTGGGGCGTCGATGGCCAGGTCCTGGCGCAGCCAGGCAGCGACTTGGGTCTGGCCGGGGTGCGGCTTGGCGGCGAACAGGCGCTCGTCGAAGTGCTCGGGGTTGCCCTGCAGGGCGATGACATTGAGCGCGGTGATGCGCGTGGCCAGCTTGAGCAGGTAGTCGGCGCGGGCGAAGGCCAGGCAGGCCAGGCCGGTCATCACCGCGGTGCCGTTCATCAGCGCCAGGGCTTCCTTGGGGCGCAGCACCAGGGGCTGCCAGCCCAGTTCGCGATGCACGTCGGCGCTGGTGCGCCGCTCGCCGTTGTACATGACCTCGCGCTCGCCCGACAACGCCGCCGCCACGTACGACAGCGGCGTCAGGTCGCCGCTGGCGCCGACCGAGCCCTCCTCGGGGATCAGCGGCAGGATGTCGTGCTCGATGAAGGCCTGCAGGCGTTCCAGCAGTTCCAGGCGCACGCCGGACACACCATGGCTCAGCGAGCGCAGGCGTGCCGCCAGCACGGCGCGGG includes the following:
- a CDS encoding sodium:proton antiporter; the encoded protein is MTVLFWALALLLFALACALGKRVGLIPIVSQLLLATLGLPLLMLLWVEPHWQLEGAALVAPSWLKTLYGCSFALLLGHILADVAELRVDRQALKLALPSFLVPFACGLACALWLLDQGGLTALALGLVFAITAIPVLYLYLRAIAYPPAASRRLLQAAILIDLACWLLLGLGQGSLQPGSLAWPLLAAALPVPLHFAGLRAPKVYGALFLVLLFAAEHYRLNALVFGIGYLACLAWLKVSVRLPLSAAWNRRLQQGVAVPLILTYGVVQIDVHHALQGFDALQLAALLALPIASKLLGNWLGLCWATPSFSGASKWRESLLLNIRGLSEIVFLNLLLQQGLIGPALYFALMLMSLVATLMPALAGLHRIPLNTAPTARSPHAEL
- the fabG gene encoding 3-oxoacyl-ACP reductase FabG, with the translated sequence MTDTILVTGSSRGIGRAIALRLAHAGFDLVLHCRSGRAEADAVATEVQALGRQARVLQFDVADRAACKAILEADVETHGAYYGVVCNAGLTRDGAFPALTEDDWDQVMRTNLDGFYNVLHPLTMPMIRRRAPGRIVCVTSVSGLIGNRGQVNYSASKAGLIGAAKALAIELGKRRITVNCVAPGLIDTAMLDEHVPVDELLKMIPAGRMGTAEEVAGAVNFLMSPEAAYITRQVLAVNGGLC
- a CDS encoding hotdog family protein, which codes for MIAWPLAELLPHAGDMILIDQVDSCDDEQIHTRTTVRPGGLFNRADGSLPAWLGLELMAQSVAAYAGCRARRLGQPVELGFLLGTRKFECDVEQFPAGAELHIHALRSLEDDNGMGVFECHLRGPGIHASARLNVYRPPQVASYLAEAGPEESPHD
- a CDS encoding HAL/PAL/TAL family ammonia-lyase gives rise to the protein MTMHPHEPVTFGEAPLAIEDVLAVAERRAPSRLQADAAYRERIARGARFLDTLLDKEGVIYGVTTGYGDSCVVAVPLEHVEALPRHLYTFHGCGLGRLLDAPATRAVLAARLRSLSHGVSGVRLELLERLQAFIEHDILPLIPEEGSVGASGDLTPLSYVAAALSGEREVMYNGERRTSADVHRELGWQPLVLRPKEALALMNGTAVMTGLACLAFARADYLLKLATRITALNVIALQGNPEHFDERLFAAKPHPGQTQVAAWLRQDLAIDAPLPPLHRLQDRYSLRCAPHVLGVLADSLGWLRGFIETELNSANDNPIIDGDAERVLHGGHFYGGHIAFAMDSLKNLVANVADLLDRQLALLVDVRYNHGLPSNLSGAEAERAMLNHGFKAVQIGASAWTAEALKQTMPASVFSRSTECHNQDKVSMGTIAARDALRVLELTEQVAAATLLAANQGVWLRQRLADAHALPPALAQMHAALLEDFAPVTEDRALEHDLRLCLARIGQRHWRLHA
- a CDS encoding beta-ketoacyl-[acyl-carrier-protein] synthase family protein — its product is MTAYLNALGLVCALGRGQAQVAARLFAGDCSGMQPQDGWVPERRPPVGAVNGELPAVPLPEQHSRNNQLLYCAALQIEPAIRQVIAEFGPQRVAVVLGTSTSGIAEASVGIAHYLREGALPDSYRYDQQALSAPAEFLADWLQLSGPAYVISTACTSSGRALLSARRLLDLGLCDAVLCGGVDSLCGLTLNGFSALDAVSEQRCNPFSVNRDGINIGEGAALFVMTRTRPAQGPSIALLGAGASSDAHHISAPDPTGKGALHAMAKALDNAGLDAAQIDYLNLHGTATQHNDAMESLAVHALFGAGTPCSSSKPMTGHTLGAAGALEAAFCWLALSEHNPDGRLPPHVWDGQRDPQLANLALADSSHRLPQGRPRRLMSNSFAFGGNNVSLILGDTP
- a CDS encoding outer membrane lipoprotein carrier protein LolA is translated as MSAARSLRALITIALLLASPLALAFTLDDLQKQLSEPTVVSGPFIQEKHLRALPQPLTSKGRFVLARDHGLLWLLQTPLRQDYRIDAQGIARRDPSGWQTLPARSAGAEQNRLFFAVLQGDSSGLQRDFDLALSGDATHWQLRLTPRSLLLKQVFTRIDIAGGRYVERIELSETQGDSTVLRMPESQGASALSDAERSDFAN
- a CDS encoding NAD(P)/FAD-dependent oxidoreductase, yielding MPNCELQQRQVLVIGAGPSGAIAAALLKRKGHDVLVLERQRFPRFSIGESLLSHCLDFIEEAGMLEAVQAAGFQHKNGAAFAWGEEYSAFDFGLTFSQGKPSTFQVQRAQFDQLLADQAQAQGVEIRYEHEIVSVDMAGDCPRVRARRPQGDEYEVECAFVLDASGYGRVLPRLLELEAPSNFPVRQAVFTHIEDRIDHPGFDREKILITTHPEHRDIWFWTIPFSNGRTSLGVVAAAERFAEAPTDLDACLKHFVAQTPSLAKVLANAVWDTPARTIGGYSANVSTLHGPGFALLGNAAEFLDPVFSSGVTIAMRSASMAANLLHRQLQGEAVDWQAEFATPLKRGVDTFRAYVEGWYDGSFQDVIYHPGSSPEIRAMISSILAGYAWDLRNPFVAEPKRRLRTLAELCARTPA
- a CDS encoding acyl-CoA thioesterase; its protein translation is MRNPGVFHVDSEIVVPFFDVDSMHIVWHGHYVKYLEVARCALLDRLEHDYLRMQASGYAWPVIDLQLRYIRGATFGQRLTVRASLVEWENRLKIHYLISDATTGERMTRASTVQVAVHIESGEMQLASPQAMLDAVAKVLP
- a CDS encoding MMPL family transporter, which gives rise to MPTERLLPRLFAGLLLIMLAVAGWQWHRGAPLSADLMTLVPGATQDPLVKQAEQRMQEPLNRELLVLVGHPQREQAVALAERLAGQWQASGLFEKVQWSVQTDLQALRNQLLQGRLAMLSGHDRQWLAEQPDAFVEQRLQSLFDPFAGFSLVASQDDWLGLTGRIQQSQPKPVNVQLDTASGALVAEADGQQWVLLRARTLGNAFDMHLPLQVADLLARARNEAGQQGAQLLAASGLLYAAAGQQQASREITWVGGGATVGILLLLLLAFRRWRVLLAFVPVLVGMLFGSVVCVALFGQMHVMTLVLGSSLIGVAVDYPLHYLSKSWSLQPWRSWPAVRLTLPGLSLSLATSCIGYLALAFTPFPALTQIAAFSAAGLVGAYLSAVCLLPALLGGVELRPAQWPLRVAQWLTELRAGLLRRVPSAALLALLVLFCAAGLWRLDSRNDVRQWVGSPPHLLEEAQAVARITGYQPTSQFYLVRGADPQQLLERLQALSEKLDELVDLGKLKGYLSLDRLVASPTEQARTLQALERLPEHWQPLLAQGVPEAALQAELKQLHQLPIQSIDDVLAGPLGEPWRPLWLGQVDQGVAAAVSLQGLNDTALLRLQADGLPGVQLVDRLGELNQLFAATQVSAAELKLLSCALILVLLVLPFGLRGALRIVALPLLAALCSLALLGWLGQPLTLFSLFGLLLVTAIGVDYAILMHERVGGEAVSLLGTLLAALTTWLSFGLLALSSTPAVSNFGLAVSLGLAMSFILAPWAASREGAHN
- a CDS encoding class I SAM-dependent methyltransferase; the encoded protein is MSQQTYLSDTYVEETRIGFWFLRSHTWQHHVLRVAINDLRRLFDGEPPQAPVLLDAGCGQGKSFKHLMQVFAPSRLLGTDADPHSLALSAAEAQRLGVEVELRGSDCAALQFPDASVDIVFCHQTFHHLVEQEKALAEFHRVLKPGGYLLFAESTEAYIDTWVIRWLFRHPMHVQKSAEGYLQMLRGQGFEFAERNVSYPYLWWSRSKDFGLLERLGLRKPPPVGQREETLVNVVARKPLERP